From the genome of Anopheles merus strain MAF chromosome X, AmerM5.1, whole genome shotgun sequence, one region includes:
- the LOC121593782 gene encoding uncharacterized protein LOC121593782, with translation MAGSTISATSLAVRAGVLLALVGCLLAAPDAESDLSVPAARRFHAKFVVDRIEPRRPPSTDDRSTPAVVVPAAGTTPVPTPARTRSTTRCREGCLQKRSIKDILCTQQRECSMCWDVCNRNHQIRKENDLAHRLLLSLVRLVRNESVVTADIEWTTPEELVQHQPHPVVPSPLAASENVERLSRIARDGGVVPGARDGVSRIMQTLATRPLPAAPSDEPQLQQYHQCLVSWEISGGGLTGNLLTETSKVELSLWPNTKYHVHVTCRNKETDALIRSASLLVDTSEAVIVSLQGTTSTTTETAPLAGGSINSAIHTITSNRVDTDQDDRPPSVDDDDLRMFVEQQQQQQQHLRHHGFWPFDRSAGELAGVGSGPTGSSKEILILGVFVALLALVLVALTVLILVRRKPGPYEDRELLIESEVLPKILHV, from the exons ATGGCCGGCTCAACCATCTCGGCCACCAGCCTCGCGGTCCGGGCGGGCGTACTGCTGGCGCTCGTCGGCTGCCTGCTGGCCGCACCCGATGCTGAGTCCGATCTGAGCGTCCCGGCGGCCCGTCGCTTCCACGCCAAGTTCGTGGTCGACCGGATCGAGCCGCGGCGTCCACCATCAACCGACGACCGATCAACGCCGGCGGTAGTGGTGCCGGCCGCCGGGACGACGCCGGTTCCGACACCGGCCCGGACCCGGTCGACGACGCGCTGCCGGGAGGGCTGTCTGCAAAAG CGCTCTATAAAGGACATCCTCTGCACGCAGCAGCGCGAGTGCTCAATG TGCTGGGACGTGTGCAACCGCAACCACCAGATCCGGAAGGAGAACGATCTAGCCCACCGGCTGCTGCTGAGCCTGGTGCGCCTGGTACGCAACGAGTCGGTCGTGACGGCCGACATCGAGTGGACGACGCCGGAAGAGCTGGTGCAGCATCAGCCGCACCCGGTCGTACCGTCGCCGCTCGCCGCCTCCGAGAACGTGGAGCGGCTGTCGCGGATCGCCCGGGACGGCGGCGTCGTGCCCGGCGCTCGGGACGGCGTGTCGCGCATTATGCAGACGCTGGCGACCCGGCCACTGCCCGCTGCGCCCAGCGACGagccgcagctgcagcagtaCCACCAGTGTCTGGTGTCGTGGGAAATCTCGGGCGGCGGGCTGACCGGCAACCTGCTGACGGAAACGTCCAAGGTGGAGCTGTCACTGTGGCCCAACACCAAGTACCACGTGCACGTAACCTGCCGCAATAAG GAAACGGATGCACTCATCCGCTCGGCCTCGCTGCTCGTCGACACGAGCGAGGCGGTGATCGTGAGTCTCCAGGGTACGACCTCGACCACCACCGAGACGGCACCGCTGGCGGGCGGATCGATCAACTCCGCCATCCACACCATCACCTCCAACCGGGTCGACACCGACCAGGACGACCGACCGCCCTCGGTAGACGACGACGATCTGAGGATGTTTGtagagcaacagcagcagcagcagcaacaccttCGACACCACGGCTTCTGGCCGTTCGATCGTAGCGCGGGCGAGCTGGCTGGTGTCGGGAGCGGCCCAACCGGCAGCTCTAAGGAGATACTCATCCTCGGCGTCTTCGTGGCCCTGCTGGCCCTCGTGCTGGTTGCGCTCACCGTGCTCATACTGGTGCGCCGGAAGCCGGGCCCGTACGAGGACCGCGAGCTGCTGATCGAGAGCGAAGTCCTGCCCAAGATACTGCACGTTTGA